A window from Roseburia sp. 499 encodes these proteins:
- a CDS encoding metal ABC transporter permease, giving the protein MSGMIDKIQFYMAYPFVRYALIVGVLIALCSSLLGVTLVLKRFSFIGDGLSHVAFGAMAIATVFKLANDTIFIMPVTVIAAILLLRTGQNSNLKGDAAIAMLSVGALAIGYMVLNLFSTSANISGDVCSTLFGSTSILTLTMGEVKLCVVMSVIVVVFYCLFYNRIFAVTFDENFTKAVGKNAEVYNLMIAVITAVIIVLAMNLVGSLLISALIVFPALSAMRVVHGFKGVVIYAAVLSVVAALVGILVSILFSTPVGSTIVTIDILVFGVNCIIGKVFGR; this is encoded by the coding sequence ATGAGTGGTATGATTGATAAAATTCAGTTTTATATGGCCTATCCGTTTGTAAGGTATGCATTGATTGTAGGAGTTTTGATAGCGCTTTGTTCTTCGCTGTTAGGAGTAACGTTGGTGTTGAAGCGGTTTTCCTTTATTGGAGATGGACTTTCACATGTGGCATTTGGAGCGATGGCAATTGCAACTGTTTTTAAACTTGCAAATGATACGATTTTTATTATGCCTGTTACAGTAATTGCGGCAATATTACTTTTAAGGACAGGGCAGAATTCTAATCTGAAGGGAGATGCTGCGATTGCCATGCTTTCGGTGGGAGCATTGGCAATCGGTTATATGGTGCTGAATCTGTTTTCTACCTCTGCCAATATTTCAGGAGATGTATGTTCAACGCTCTTTGGCTCCACCTCTATTTTGACCCTAACTATGGGAGAGGTGAAGCTCTGCGTTGTGATGTCTGTTATTGTAGTTGTGTTTTACTGTTTATTTTATAATCGGATTTTTGCAGTAACGTTTGATGAAAATTTTACGAAGGCAGTGGGAAAAAATGCAGAAGTGTACAATCTGATGATAGCAGTTATTACAGCAGTAATTATTGTGCTTGCTATGAATTTAGTGGGTTCATTGCTTATTTCAGCATTGATTGTTTTTCCGGCGTTGTCCGCTATGCGGGTGGTACATGGGTTTAAAGGTGTTGTCATCTATGCAGCTGTTCTTTCAGTAGTTGCTGCATTGGTTGGTATTTTGGTATCCATATTGTTTTCAACGCCAGTTGGCTCCACCATTGTTACGATTGACATATTGGTCTTTGGTGTGAACTGTATCATCGGAAAGGTCTTTGGGAGGTAG
- a CDS encoding spermidine synthase — MRHNILKNKYYLYLTEFFAGMSVMAVELGASRLLAPYFSSSQIVWTIIIGTIMIAMALGNVWGGRRADKDPNPDKLYLRLIVSAVWIAAIPLLGKYVILGISGILVITVNTNFLIWAAFLACMVIFVFPLFLLGTVTPSLVKYTVDSLEDSGKTVGTLGAFNTIGSIIGTFLPTFVTIPAVGTAVTFLIFSGILLVLALVYFISTRAKKLHCVIGVALFLVCSILGNSTSFAFWEDDLVYEGESIYNYLQVKEDEENVILSTNVLFGVQSILKKNQELTGMYYDYALAAPVMAKLEEKENPQVLILGMGTGTFARQCRNYFGEVSIEGVEIDEKITNLAYECFELPEDIPVITYDGRAYLGAVDKKYDVIMVDAYQDITIPFQMSTKEFFTMVKEHLKEDGIMVVNMNMHTEKEGNINQYLSDTIAVVFPEVYTVDVAGSTNRELFASVDGNIMECLKTGTEGLESSELKEMMQQVAENMQCYEKGDYLLTDDKAPVELLGMQVIDELIQGELGYYKEIFEEEGVQGLLNRIE; from the coding sequence ATGCGACACAATATATTAAAAAACAAATATTATCTTTATCTGACTGAATTTTTTGCGGGAATGTCGGTGATGGCTGTAGAACTAGGTGCAAGCAGGCTGCTTGCACCTTATTTCAGTTCTTCACAGATTGTCTGGACTATCATTATTGGAACGATTATGATAGCTATGGCGCTGGGAAATGTTTGGGGTGGTAGACGCGCAGATAAGGACCCAAATCCAGACAAGTTGTATCTAAGGCTAATAGTATCGGCTGTGTGGATTGCAGCGATTCCTTTGCTGGGAAAATATGTAATTCTGGGAATTTCAGGAATTCTGGTAATAACTGTAAACACGAATTTTCTGATTTGGGCAGCCTTTTTGGCATGCATGGTGATATTCGTATTTCCACTGTTCTTGTTGGGAACGGTTACCCCTTCTTTGGTAAAATACACTGTAGATAGTCTGGAAGATAGCGGAAAAACAGTAGGAACCCTTGGCGCTTTTAATACGATTGGAAGTATTATTGGAACTTTTCTTCCTACCTTTGTTACCATTCCGGCAGTGGGAACAGCCGTTACTTTTTTGATTTTTTCGGGAATTTTGCTGGTGCTTGCTTTGGTTTATTTTATCAGTACCAGAGCAAAGAAGTTACATTGTGTAATAGGTGTGGCATTGTTTCTGGTATGCAGTATTTTGGGGAATTCCACCAGTTTTGCTTTCTGGGAGGATGATTTGGTATATGAGGGAGAATCCATTTACAATTATCTTCAGGTAAAGGAGGATGAGGAGAATGTGATTCTTTCTACCAATGTTTTGTTTGGGGTTCAGTCTATTTTGAAAAAGAATCAGGAGCTTACCGGGATGTACTATGATTACGCGCTTGCTGCACCGGTGATGGCGAAATTGGAAGAAAAAGAGAATCCGCAGGTTCTGATTCTTGGAATGGGAACCGGAACCTTCGCCAGGCAATGCAGGAATTATTTTGGCGAAGTGTCCATAGAAGGTGTTGAGATTGATGAAAAAATAACCAACCTTGCATATGAATGTTTTGAACTGCCGGAGGATATTCCGGTTATTACTTACGATGGAAGAGCGTACCTTGGAGCTGTCGATAAAAAATATGATGTGATTATGGTAGATGCTTATCAGGACATCACCATTCCCTTTCAGATGTCTACCAAAGAATTTTTTACTATGGTAAAGGAACATTTGAAGGAAGATGGCATTATGGTAGTGAATATGAACATGCATACGGAAAAGGAAGGAAATATCAATCAGTATCTTTCTGATACCATAGCAGTTGTATTTCCCGAGGTATATACGGTGGATGTGGCAGGTTCCACCAATCGCGAGCTGTTTGCATCCGTGGATGGAAATATCATGGAGTGCCTGAAGACAGGAACAGAAGGACTTGAGAGTAGTGAGTTAAAGGAAATGATGCAGCAGGTGGCAGAAAATATGCAATGTTATGAAAAGGGAGATTATCTGCTGACAGACGATAAAGCGCCGGTAGAACTTCTGGGGATGCAGGTTATAGATGAACTGATTCAGGGGGAACTTGGATATTATAAGGAAATTTTCGAGGAAGAGGGAGTACAAGGGCTTTTAAACAGAATAGAATAA
- a CDS encoding TetR/AcrR family transcriptional regulator: MTTKERIIDESLTLFSEKGFSGVSVKKIAEAVGIKDSSLYKHFSSKQEIFDTILEEMTRRMDELTEVLHIADATKEDAAPYFANLTIEQLVELSKKVFLFYLKDEFAARFRRMLTIEQYHDSEISTLYKKIFTRDSIEYQTLLFSQLIQGGVFGKEDPELMAMNFYALIFLLITRYDNETEKEEEALEILEKHVREFSRIYKK; encoded by the coding sequence ATGACTACCAAGGAACGGATTATAGACGAGTCCTTAACATTGTTTTCAGAAAAGGGGTTTAGCGGAGTAAGTGTAAAAAAAATTGCAGAAGCGGTAGGCATTAAAGATAGTTCTTTGTATAAGCATTTTTCCAGTAAACAGGAAATCTTTGATACTATATTGGAAGAGATGACCCGAAGAATGGATGAATTGACTGAAGTGCTTCATATTGCAGATGCTACGAAGGAGGACGCAGCACCTTATTTTGCTAATCTGACTATTGAGCAATTAGTAGAGTTATCTAAAAAGGTATTTCTATTTTATCTGAAGGATGAATTTGCGGCGAGATTTCGAAGAATGCTTACGATTGAACAGTATCATGATTCTGAGATTTCAACATTATATAAAAAAATTTTTACAAGGGATAGTATTGAATATCAGACCCTTCTTTTTTCACAATTGATTCAGGGGGGAGTATTTGGTAAGGAAGACCCGGAACTCATGGCAATGAATTTTTATGCGCTCATTTTTCTTTTGATAACCAGATATGATAATGAAACGGAAAAGGAAGAAGAGGCTTTGGAAATTTTGGAAAAGCATGTAAGAGAGTTTTCCAGAATTTATAAAAAATGA
- a CDS encoding radical SAM protein: MDTFQLEEYLTRGVENIVKGAIKATLKNPKESAFIGKFMLAAKKAALVRKENEERGMHIPPFLIASITSSCNLHCAGCYARSNQSCHDGVGENQMSGEEWNRIFTEAKELGISFILLAGGEPLMRRDVLEQAVKHPQIVFPVFTNGTMLDASYINLLDKNRNVIPVLSIEGEKEETDRRRGEGVYQKLEEAMSKLQDKNLLFGASITVTTENVEKVTSTAYVKKLQEKGCKLVIFVEYVPVNVQTKHLALGEKERTIMEKSIGKMREEEMDMIFLSFPGDEKSSGGCLAAGRGFFHINSKGGAEPCPFSPYSDTNIRGKSLKDALQSPLFFKLQKNACMEQEHIGGCVLFEQEEKVKQLAGGVE, encoded by the coding sequence ATGGATACATTTCAGTTAGAAGAATATTTAACAAGAGGAGTTGAAAATATTGTAAAGGGGGCGATAAAAGCCACCTTAAAAAATCCGAAAGAAAGTGCGTTCATCGGGAAATTTATGCTTGCTGCCAAGAAGGCAGCTCTGGTGCGAAAAGAAAATGAAGAAAGAGGAATGCATATTCCACCATTTTTAATTGCAAGTATTACCAGTAGTTGTAATTTACATTGTGCAGGGTGCTATGCAAGAAGTAATCAGTCCTGTCATGACGGTGTAGGGGAAAATCAAATGTCAGGGGAAGAGTGGAATCGTATTTTTACAGAAGCGAAGGAATTGGGAATTAGTTTTATCCTTTTGGCAGGGGGAGAACCTTTGATGCGAAGGGATGTTTTGGAGCAGGCGGTGAAACATCCTCAGATAGTATTTCCTGTATTTACCAATGGAACTATGTTGGACGCATCATACATAAATTTATTGGATAAAAACAGAAATGTGATACCTGTATTAAGTATAGAGGGAGAGAAAGAAGAAACAGACAGACGGCGCGGAGAAGGGGTTTATCAAAAATTAGAAGAGGCTATGTCGAAGTTACAGGATAAAAATTTGTTGTTTGGAGCATCCATTACAGTAACAACAGAAAATGTGGAGAAGGTGACTAGCACAGCTTATGTTAAAAAATTACAGGAAAAGGGATGCAAGTTGGTGATTTTCGTAGAATATGTTCCTGTAAATGTGCAGACAAAACACTTGGCATTAGGAGAAAAAGAACGTACCATAATGGAAAAAAGTATAGGAAAAATGCGAGAGGAAGAAATGGATATGATATTTCTTTCCTTTCCGGGGGATGAAAAGTCTTCCGGAGGTTGTTTGGCAGCCGGTAGAGGATTTTTTCATATCAACTCAAAGGGCGGAGCAGAGCCGTGTCCTTTTTCTCCATATTCTGATACCAATATTCGAGGAAAGAGCCTAAAGGATGCATTGCAATCCCCATTATTTTTTAAATTGCAGAAAAATGCCTGCATGGAACAGGAGCATATCGGCGGATGTGTACTTTTTGAACAGGAAGAAAAGGTAAAACAATTAGCAGGAGGTGTAGAATGA
- a CDS encoding metal ABC transporter ATP-binding protein — translation MAYITCNDLNLGYDGKRIVTNLNFKVCKGDYLCVVGENGVGKSTLIKTLLHLQDAVSGEIIMGDGLMPYEIGYLPQQTVVQKDFPATVWEIVLSGTLAKCGKSPFYRKEQKDLATEKMKEMGIWELRKKCYRNLSGGQQQRTLLARALCATSKLILLDEPVSGLDPRVTMELYQTIKKLNEEGTSVIMVSHDIQAIEYATHILHIDKDDSFYGEKSEYLKNDKWQLFQKVRGDRA, via the coding sequence ATGGCATACATTACCTGTAATGATTTAAACCTTGGATACGATGGGAAGCGGATTGTGACGAATTTGAATTTCAAAGTGTGTAAGGGAGACTATCTTTGTGTTGTAGGAGAGAATGGGGTGGGAAAAAGTACTCTTATAAAAACATTATTGCATCTGCAGGATGCAGTAAGCGGCGAAATCATTATGGGTGATGGCTTGATGCCGTATGAAATTGGTTATCTTCCACAGCAGACAGTAGTGCAAAAAGATTTTCCGGCTACGGTATGGGAAATTGTATTATCAGGTACATTAGCAAAGTGTGGAAAAAGCCCCTTTTATAGAAAAGAACAAAAAGATTTGGCTACGGAAAAAATGAAGGAAATGGGGATTTGGGAACTGCGGAAAAAATGTTATCGGAATCTTTCGGGGGGACAACAGCAGCGAACCCTTTTAGCAAGAGCATTATGCGCCACAAGCAAACTAATCTTGTTGGATGAACCGGTTAGTGGTCTCGACCCACGGGTAACCATGGAACTTTATCAGACAATTAAGAAACTGAATGAAGAAGGAACTTCTGTTATTATGGTGTCGCATGATATACAGGCGATAGAGTATGCGACGCATATTCTTCATATCGATAAGGATGATTCTTTTTACGGGGAAAAGAGTGAATACTTGAAAAACGATAAATGGCAGTTGTTTCAGAAGGTGAGAGGTGATAGAGCATGA
- a CDS encoding metal ABC transporter substrate-binding protein, which yields MKKNRILTCCFALVLCIGLLAGCGKSASGDAKTEEVTTDKISVVCTTFPQYDWVKEMIGDEAEKFELTLLLDNGVDLHNYQPTAEDIAKIGSADVFIYVGGESDQWVDDALKEATNKDMKVINLLEVMGDKVKEEEVVEGMQAEEEEGEEGEEEEETEYDEHIWLSLKNASVLVPAISDVLQTVDTEDAEKIAENCDAYVQKLSELDKEYEQMVQSATHKTVIFADRFPFRYLVDDYSLDYYAAFVGCSAETEASFETVTFLAGKVDECQVPAILVIENSNQKIAEAVKENTTGKNQEILVMDSLQSVTNDDISDGFNYLKAMQDNLDVLKQALN from the coding sequence ATGAAGAAAAATAGAATATTAACATGTTGTTTTGCTCTTGTTTTATGCATAGGGCTTCTTGCAGGTTGCGGTAAAAGTGCGTCTGGTGATGCGAAAACAGAAGAAGTGACTACAGATAAAATTAGTGTTGTATGCACCACATTTCCACAGTATGACTGGGTAAAAGAAATGATTGGGGATGAAGCAGAAAAATTTGAGCTCACATTGCTTTTGGATAATGGGGTGGATTTGCATAATTATCAGCCCACAGCAGAAGATATTGCGAAAATTGGTTCAGCAGATGTATTTATTTATGTAGGCGGAGAATCGGACCAGTGGGTGGATGATGCATTAAAAGAAGCAACAAATAAAGATATGAAGGTTATTAATTTATTGGAAGTTATGGGGGATAAAGTAAAAGAAGAGGAAGTAGTAGAAGGTATGCAGGCCGAAGAGGAAGAAGGAGAAGAAGGAGAAGAGGAAGAAGAGACGGAATATGACGAACATATATGGTTATCATTGAAGAATGCCAGTGTTTTAGTTCCTGCAATTTCTGACGTGCTTCAGACCGTGGATACAGAGGATGCGGAGAAAATTGCAGAGAACTGTGATGCTTATGTTCAGAAGCTGAGTGAGTTGGACAAAGAGTATGAACAGATGGTACAGAGTGCAACACATAAAACAGTAATATTCGCAGATCGCTTTCCGTTCCGTTATTTGGTTGATGATTATAGTCTTGATTATTATGCTGCATTTGTAGGATGTAGTGCGGAAACAGAGGCAAGTTTTGAGACAGTTACATTTCTTGCAGGAAAAGTAGACGAGTGTCAGGTGCCAGCTATTTTAGTAATTGAAAATTCAAATCAAAAGATTGCTGAGGCCGTAAAGGAGAATACTACTGGAAAAAATCAGGAAATTTTAGTAATGGATTCCCTGCAGTCTGTTACAAATGATGACATAAGTGACGGATTTAATTATCTGAAGGCAATGCAGGACAATCTTGATGTTTTGAAACAGGCTTTGAATTAG